One Melanotaenia boesemani isolate fMelBoe1 chromosome 8, fMelBoe1.pri, whole genome shotgun sequence DNA segment encodes these proteins:
- the LOC121644797 gene encoding histone-binding protein N1/N2-like — protein MEEANKLVGTGKKYLVMGKAVEAVSALQDACSMLAKKYGDTADECGEAFYWCGKALLDLARMENSVLGNALEGVPEEDEDEDKPKDSNVDSTENVDEKTRDELRVQVYDAMAEKKNDDAEKADEKQIAGAEDAKAEKSEEVDEQGKTEKVEEDGEKKSEDGGKPDETEKENKMDSDKEPAGEEEESADKQEEAEDAEEEEDVEAGADEQGDGDAAEKDSEDEEVGNLQLAWEMLEVAKVIYKRKDTKEDQLMAAQAHLKLGEVSAESGNYTQALEDFQECLKLQVKLLDSDSRLLAETHYQLGVTYSMNLQYSQAIESLNNSITVIKSRLEKLQKMLDDADGPEALPNERKELEELKVLLPEIQEKVEDATEGLKTVSMAAEAVKGGLDGGSTSAFSGFSANSDASSSSGIKSTSSTSEQTSSAPVSNISHLVRKKRKPEESPVKEGNVKKVKQDDDDDHEPQTNSVHKANGESNGHADDMEVASH, from the exons ATGGAGGAGGCTAACAAGCTCGTCGGCACCGGTAAGAAGTATCTGGTGATGGGGAAAGCAGTGGAGGCGGTGAGCGCCTTACAGGACGCCTGCAGCATGCT agctAAAAAGTATGGAGACACAGCAGATGAGTGTGGAGAGGCTTTCTATTGGTGTGGTAAAGCACTGCTGGATTTGGCACG GATGGAGAACTCTGTCCTGGGTAATGCTCTGGAGGGCGTGCCAGAGGAGGACGAGGATGAAGACAAACCCAAGGATTCAAATGTTGACAGCACAGAAAACGTTGATG AGAAGACCAGAGATGAGCTGAGGGTCCAGGTGTACGATGCCATGGCAGAGAAGAAAAACGATGATGCTGAGAAAGCTGACGAGAAGCAGATCGCAGGAGCTGAGGACGCCAAGGCGGAAAAGTCAGAAGAAGTTGATGAACAAGGGAAAACAGAAAAGGTGGAGGAAGATGGGGAAAAGAAAAGCGAAGATGGGGGAAAACCAGATGAAACTGAGAAGGAAAACAAGATGGACTCTGACAAGGAACCAGCTGGTGAGGAGGAAGAATCTGCAGACAAACAAGAGGAAGCAGAAG atgctgaggaagaggaggatgtggAAGCTGGTGCAGATGAGCAAGGTGATGGAGACGCTGCTGAGAAG gacAGCGAGGATGAGGAGGTGGGAAACCTGCAGCTGGCCTGGGAGATGTTGGAAGTTGCTAAAGTAATTTACAAAAG AAAGGACACTAAGGAGGACCAGCTCATGGCGGCCCAGGCTCATCTGAAACTGGGTGAAGTTTCTGCTgaatcag GAAATTACACACAAGCACTGGAGGACTTCCAGGAGTGTCTGAAGCTGCAGGTGAAGCTCCTGGATTCAGACAGCCGCCTGCTCGCTGAGACTCACTACCAGCTCGGTGTGACCTACAGCATGAACCTTCAGTACAGTCAGGCCATCGAGTCCCTGAACAACTCCATCACTGTCATAAAGAGCCGGCTGG aaaaactgcagaAGATGCTGGACGACGCTGACGGTCCAGAAGCTCTGCCGAATGAGAGGAAGGAGTTGGAGGAGCTGAAGGTTCTGCTACCAGAGATCCAGGAGAAGGTGGAGGACGCAACTGAAGGCCTGAAAACCGTGAGCATGGCAGCTGAGGCTGTGAAGGGTGGACTG GATGGAGGCTCCACATCTGCATTCTCTGGTTTTAGTGCAAACAGCGACGCTTCGTCCAGTTCAGGG ATTAAAAGCACCAGTTCAACCAGCGAGCAGACCTCCTCAGCCCCGGTGTCCAACATCTCCCACCTGGTCAGGAAGAAG AGGAAACCAGAGGAAAGTCCAGTGAAGGAGGGAAACGTCAAGAAGGTGAAGCAggacgatgatgatgatcacGAGCCTCAAACCAACAGCGTTCACAAAGCCAACGGAGAGTCTAACGGGCACGCCGACGACATGGAGGTGGCGAG TCACTGA
- the prdx1 gene encoding peroxiredoxin-1, protein MAAGKAQIGKLAPDFTAKAVMPDGQFKDLTLSDYRGKYVVFFFYPLDFTFVCPTEIIAFSDAADEFRKIGCEVIAASVDSHFSHFAWTNTPRKQGGLGAMKIPLVADTRRTISTDYGVLKEDEGIAYRGLFIIDDKGNLRQITINDLPVGRSVEETLRLVQAFQFTDKHGEVCPAGWKPGSDTIKPDIQKSKDFFSKQ, encoded by the exons ATGGCTGCAGGTAAGGCACAAATTGGAAAGCTGGCTCCAGACTTTACAGCAAAAGCGGTGATGCCAGACGGACAGTTCAAGGACCTGACACTCTCAGACTATAGAG GAAAGTACgttgtctttttcttctatCCACTGGACTTCACATTTGTGTGTCCGACTGAGATCATCGCTTTCAGCGATGCCGCTGATGAATTTAGGAAGATTGGCTGTGAAGTCATCGCCGCCTCTGTTGACTCCCACTTCTCTCATTTTGCATG GACCAACACACCACGTAAACAGGGTGGCCTGGGTGCTATGAAGATCCCGCTTGTTGCCGACACACGGCGCACCATCTCCACAGATTATGGAGTCCtgaaggaggatgaagggatcGCGTACAG AGGTCTGTTCATCATCGATGACAAAGGGAACCTGAGACAGATCACCATTAATGACCTCCCAGTTGGACGCTCTGTTGAGGAGACCTTACGTTTGGTTCAAGCCTTTCAGTTTACTGACAAACACGGAGAAG TCTGCCCAGCTGGCTGGAAACCAGGAAGTGACACCATCAAGCCCGACATCCAGAAGAGCAAAGATTTCTTCTCCAAGCAGTAA